One window of the Flavobacteriaceae bacterium YJPT1-3 genome contains the following:
- a CDS encoding O-antigen ligase family protein, whose protein sequence is MQGKIQIFVLAVLCFTPTLVNVPQAILYGLISLIGLIVLVQKIVHKKLSKSDYVLFSFLLLSFIIFFAGDGLRESTTGKSKNDLVPYTLFIVTTIFFARSLHEDVLKFVFYFILFEIIIGVLEYIFGVPYLIKPLSESQTEFGSTDILYYNKVYGISAVTSVFSQKVLIGLILLFYLNIVKYRKIYLGLLLIGLLITFNRTAIVTSLFFLALLFRKSFKKLGIKYKAILIICLLSFLFLTYLNIEIILFQFFRGSGDIDYSGRDYVFVSFIDFISNNFFFGNFAQKVWIELGGRTYHAHNSYLETLASLGFILTLIFVFYLFKIITRKKMIFLLPILLYSTFQFGIFWGVSLLDIVFFFLIFSNTKSAKET, encoded by the coding sequence TTGCAAGGAAAGATTCAAATTTTTGTTTTAGCTGTTTTATGCTTTACGCCTACATTAGTGAATGTTCCGCAGGCAATTCTTTATGGGCTAATTTCGTTAATTGGACTTATAGTATTGGTGCAAAAGATAGTCCATAAAAAACTATCTAAGTCGGATTATGTTTTATTCAGTTTTTTGCTACTTTCCTTTATTATTTTTTTTGCTGGGGATGGACTTCGAGAAAGTACCACAGGTAAATCTAAAAATGATTTAGTACCCTATACATTATTTATAGTAACTACTATTTTTTTTGCTAGATCCTTGCATGAAGACGTTTTGAAGTTTGTTTTTTATTTTATACTTTTTGAAATAATTATAGGGGTTCTGGAGTATATTTTTGGGGTACCTTATCTAATAAAACCGCTCAGCGAAAGTCAGACTGAATTCGGCTCGACAGACATATTGTATTATAATAAGGTGTACGGCATAAGTGCTGTGACTAGTGTCTTTTCTCAAAAAGTGCTTATTGGTTTGATTCTCCTTTTTTATTTGAATATTGTCAAGTACAGAAAAATTTATCTAGGACTCCTTTTGATTGGATTGTTAATAACGTTTAACCGAACTGCGATAGTCACTTCATTATTTTTTCTTGCTCTTCTCTTTAGGAAGTCATTTAAGAAACTAGGCATAAAGTACAAAGCAATTCTTATAATTTGCCTTTTATCTTTTTTGTTTCTAACCTATCTGAATATAGAAATAATTTTGTTTCAATTTTTTCGAGGAAGTGGAGATATTGATTATTCTGGAAGGGACTACGTCTTCGTAAGCTTTATTGACTTTATTAGTAATAATTTTTTCTTTGGAAATTTTGCACAAAAGGTTTGGATAGAGCTGGGAGGAAGAACTTACCACGCTCATAATTCTTATTTGGAAACCTTAGCTAGTTTGGGCTTTATACTTACTCTCATTTTTGTGTTCTATTTATTCAAAATCATTACAAGAAAAAAGATGATATTTTTACTGCCAATACTACTTTATTCTACTTTTCAGTTTGGTATTTTTTGGGGAGTATCCTTATTAGATATTGTATTCTTCTTTCTAATTTTTAGTAATACTAAATCCGCCAAAGAGACGTAA
- a CDS encoding IS3 family transposase, with amino-acid sequence MISKGHSKLSVVRQCRLLQIHRSGVYYSPREESDLNLKLMRLMDEHYTDHPFKGAPGMHTWLTMDKGYKVNHKRIERLYYKVMGLQAIMPGKHTSRRHKAHKVYPYLLRNLKVEGADQVWATDITYIPMRKGFMYLTAIIDLHSRYVLNWSVSNTMDASWCAEVLEEAIQAHGRPQIINTDQGSQYTSEVFTRTVLGNGIRLSMDGRGRAIDNVFIERLWRSVKYEQVYLNPPDSGMDLYRQLNTYFKYYNNQRRHQGINNQIPFKRYLNKKQKTAA; translated from the coding sequence ATGATAAGCAAGGGTCATTCAAAACTAAGTGTAGTCAGACAGTGCCGACTGCTTCAGATACACCGCTCTGGGGTTTATTATAGCCCTAGAGAGGAAAGCGATCTCAACCTCAAACTCATGCGTCTTATGGATGAGCACTACACGGATCATCCATTCAAGGGCGCACCAGGGATGCACACCTGGCTAACGATGGACAAGGGATATAAGGTCAACCACAAACGTATTGAGCGTCTTTACTATAAGGTCATGGGTCTTCAGGCCATAATGCCGGGAAAGCATACCTCTAGACGCCATAAGGCACATAAGGTATATCCATATCTCCTTCGCAATCTAAAGGTGGAGGGTGCCGACCAGGTGTGGGCAACTGACATTACTTATATACCAATGCGAAAGGGATTCATGTACCTAACGGCCATTATAGACCTGCACAGTAGATACGTACTCAATTGGTCGGTATCCAACACGATGGATGCTAGCTGGTGCGCAGAGGTGCTCGAAGAGGCGATCCAGGCCCACGGTAGGCCGCAGATCATTAATACGGATCAGGGCAGCCAGTACACCTCAGAGGTATTTACCAGGACAGTACTTGGCAACGGTATAAGACTCAGCATGGACGGAAGGGGACGCGCTATTGACAATGTTTTCATTGAACGGCTCTGGAGAAGCGTAAAGTATGAGCAGGTATATCTGAACCCACCGGACTCGGGAATGGATCTGTACAGACAACTCAACACCTATTTTAAGTATTACAATAATCAAAGAAGGCATCAAGGAATAAACAATCAAATACCTTTTAAAAGGTATTTAAACAAAAAACAAAAAACAGCTGCTTGA
- a CDS encoding transposase: MTRRKFTSKFKTKVVLEALKERSTTKEIAQRFEISVQQVNLWKREFLTDAETVFNKSGKSKKSEAELKEERLLKVIGQQKVELDFLKNALR; this comes from the coding sequence ATGACACGAAGAAAGTTTACTTCAAAGTTCAAGACAAAAGTTGTCTTGGAAGCTCTTAAAGAGCGTTCTACCACCAAAGAGATTGCACAGCGTTTTGAGATTAGCGTACAGCAGGTTAATCTGTGGAAACGGGAGTTTCTCACTGACGCCGAGACGGTTTTTAATAAGTCAGGCAAGTCGAAAAAGAGTGAGGCTGAACTCAAGGAGGAGCGCCTCTTGAAAGTGATAGGCCAGCAAAAGGTCGAGCTTGATTTTTTAAAGAACGCCTTGCGCTAA
- a CDS encoding oligosaccharide flippase family protein, with protein MYKAITSNKLFQDTLIYGLTNALYTGLPLLLLPFLVVTLKPEDYGYVDLFRSISMVLVPVLGLSTVQSIGRFYFDLDKATFKNFVSSIHIFLLCTTSVGLLITFFISPYLSPIFSNLLIACILYFLFHQYIESLLIIYRITNKPKVYLVMRVGQVVVELLLLFAAYILLETIDWKFRVFPTILASMILAFVAFKKFKDLGYSLNFSKRLLQKALIYSSPLIVHMVAGYALNIGDRFFIKYYLSDEDLGNYAVAYQIGMSINFFYTSFNLAWTPTYFKWMKEKKVAAIMKVKRVIFISLPLLGVVVLVSWLVISELFINDTSYSVSNELVAIIILSYVLYSLYKFNANFFLFKKLTDKLSKYSLTAAIVSVILNIVLIPSLGIMGAGLSTFFSFAVLFVLVSNGKAIVNKYDRDLLS; from the coding sequence ATGTATAAAGCGATAACAAGCAACAAATTATTTCAAGATACCCTAATATATGGACTGACCAACGCTTTATATACTGGTCTTCCGCTGTTACTCTTGCCCTTTTTAGTGGTTACCTTAAAACCTGAAGATTACGGCTATGTCGATTTGTTTCGAAGCATTAGCATGGTACTCGTTCCTGTATTGGGATTAAGCACTGTTCAATCTATTGGAAGGTTTTATTTTGATTTAGATAAGGCAACCTTCAAGAATTTTGTATCATCCATACATATATTTCTTCTTTGCACAACTAGTGTAGGCTTGCTTATTACTTTTTTTATTTCGCCTTATTTATCTCCGATATTTAGTAATTTATTAATTGCCTGTATTCTCTATTTTCTATTCCACCAGTACATTGAAAGCCTATTGATTATTTACCGAATAACAAATAAGCCCAAGGTCTATCTCGTGATGAGAGTTGGTCAAGTAGTGGTTGAGCTATTACTACTTTTTGCAGCCTATATTTTGCTAGAAACAATAGACTGGAAGTTTAGGGTATTTCCAACTATCTTGGCTAGTATGATTCTTGCCTTTGTCGCCTTTAAAAAGTTTAAAGATTTAGGGTATAGTCTTAATTTTTCCAAACGACTTCTACAAAAGGCTCTGATATACAGTAGTCCATTAATCGTGCACATGGTTGCAGGGTATGCGCTCAATATAGGAGACCGTTTCTTTATAAAGTATTATTTATCGGACGAAGATCTCGGTAATTATGCGGTTGCTTATCAGATAGGGATGTCTATAAACTTTTTTTACACCAGCTTTAATTTGGCTTGGACTCCTACCTATTTTAAGTGGATGAAAGAAAAAAAAGTTGCTGCCATTATGAAGGTAAAGAGAGTGATTTTTATTTCCTTACCACTACTTGGAGTTGTAGTTTTAGTTTCATGGCTTGTTATTTCAGAGTTATTTATAAATGACACATCATATTCAGTTTCTAACGAATTAGTGGCTATTATCATTTTATCGTATGTTCTATATTCGCTTTACAAATTCAATGCAAACTTTTTTCTGTTTAAAAAGCTTACCGATAAATTAAGCAAATATTCTCTTACAGCAGCTATAGTTTCTGTGATATTAAACATAGTTTTAATTCCGAGCCTGGGTATTATGGGAGCGGGATTATCGACATTTTTTTCTTTTGCAGTTCTATTCGTTCTAGTCTCCAACGGAAAAGCAATAGTCAATAAATATGACAGAGACCTTTTGAGTTGA
- the pseI gene encoding pseudaminic acid synthase — protein sequence MDFSTGLFIIAELSANHNNDLDIVYKTIDAIAETGADAVKVQTYTADSLTLNVDNEYFGPKKDGLWKGKTLYELFEKGSLPYDWHADIKKYVEKKGMIFFSSPFDKAGVDLLESLDVQLYKIASPEITDIPLIKYVASKGKPMIISTGMADICDIQLAIDTCASVGNTNVTLLKCTSEYPAPVDMANLRTIPNLKDTFGVNVGLSDHTMGSTVPTVAVALGATVIEKHVVLDRNGGGIDAAFSMEPQEFKEMVSAARDAQMAMGSIKYHLKEENKLRRRSLFIFKNIKKGEVFSLKNVRTVRPGHGMHPKYLNEILGKKANRDLAKGEPLKLAFLL from the coding sequence ATGGATTTTAGCACAGGACTTTTTATAATAGCAGAACTCTCTGCCAATCACAATAATGACTTAGATATAGTCTATAAAACTATCGATGCAATTGCTGAGACGGGTGCTGATGCGGTAAAAGTGCAGACCTATACCGCAGATTCGTTAACGCTCAATGTCGATAATGAATATTTTGGGCCGAAAAAAGATGGCCTCTGGAAGGGAAAGACCCTCTATGAACTTTTTGAAAAAGGAAGTTTGCCTTACGACTGGCACGCAGATATCAAAAAATATGTAGAAAAGAAAGGAATGATTTTCTTTTCATCGCCATTTGACAAAGCAGGTGTCGATCTTTTAGAAAGCCTCGATGTACAATTATATAAAATAGCATCTCCTGAGATTACGGATATACCACTCATAAAATATGTAGCCTCTAAGGGGAAGCCTATGATTATTTCTACTGGAATGGCTGATATATGTGATATACAACTCGCTATAGACACCTGTGCTTCTGTGGGTAATACAAACGTGACCTTATTGAAATGCACTTCTGAATATCCAGCTCCGGTGGATATGGCAAATTTAAGGACCATCCCAAACCTAAAAGATACGTTTGGCGTAAACGTTGGATTGTCAGATCATACTATGGGTAGCACAGTTCCAACGGTTGCCGTAGCACTAGGAGCTACGGTTATAGAAAAACACGTTGTTTTAGATCGAAACGGTGGTGGCATAGATGCAGCATTCTCAATGGAGCCACAAGAATTTAAAGAAATGGTAAGTGCTGCCCGCGATGCGCAGATGGCGATGGGGTCTATAAAATATCATCTTAAAGAGGAAAACAAGCTAAGAAGACGTTCCTTATTTATTTTTAAAAATATAAAAAAAGGAGAAGTGTTTTCACTGAAAAATGTGAGGACAGTAAGACCTGGTCACGGCATGCATCCGAAATACCTAAATGAAATCTTGGGTAAGAAAGCAAATCGTGATCTTGCGAAGGGAGAGCCTTTAAAATTAGCTTTTTTATTATAA
- a CDS encoding CoA ester lyase, with amino-acid sequence MDKFLMRSLMFVPAHSDKLLLSASKSNADVLLLDIEDSVQPQVNKQVARDKVLKAMEDDLFKSRYVFPRINDRESGELLRDVTQLTVPGITGFMYPKAKRGEDIYFFDKLLETVEYEKGYVKGTFKIIALIETASAVMNVQEICKASDRVIAVAYGSEDFIADLEGIHDQEHLSLFTPRAIIAMGARASGVIPIDTVHVRVKDLEDLEVNLKLSVKLGYEGMLVLNPMEIDLVHKYYSPSEAQVKHAEEILRLNIEAQSNGQGVAILDGKFIGPPFVAKAKKVLQKHNLSNS; translated from the coding sequence ATGGATAAGTTTTTAATGCGCAGCCTTATGTTTGTTCCTGCTCACAGTGACAAGCTATTATTGAGTGCCTCTAAGTCTAACGCAGATGTTTTACTATTAGACATAGAAGATTCCGTACAACCACAAGTAAATAAGCAAGTCGCTAGAGACAAGGTTCTTAAAGCGATGGAGGATGACCTTTTTAAAAGCCGTTACGTCTTTCCTAGAATAAATGACAGAGAGAGTGGCGAACTTTTAAGGGATGTTACCCAATTAACCGTTCCCGGAATTACGGGATTTATGTACCCTAAAGCTAAGCGAGGAGAGGATATTTACTTTTTCGATAAACTTCTGGAGACCGTAGAGTACGAGAAGGGATACGTAAAAGGTACATTTAAGATCATAGCCCTCATAGAGACTGCATCTGCTGTAATGAACGTACAGGAGATTTGTAAGGCATCAGATCGAGTAATTGCCGTAGCATACGGATCTGAGGATTTTATTGCAGATCTGGAGGGAATACATGATCAAGAGCATTTAAGTTTATTTACACCTAGAGCTATAATTGCCATGGGAGCGCGGGCTTCAGGAGTAATACCTATAGATACGGTACACGTGCGGGTTAAAGATCTCGAAGATCTTGAGGTAAACTTAAAGTTGTCTGTGAAGTTGGGATACGAAGGAATGCTTGTACTAAACCCAATGGAAATTGATTTGGTTCATAAATATTATAGTCCGTCAGAAGCGCAGGTGAAGCACGCTGAGGAAATTTTAAGGTTGAATATAGAGGCGCAGAGCAACGGTCAGGGAGTTGCCATTCTAGATGGTAAATTTATAGGTCCGCCGTTTGTAGCCAAAGCAAAAAAAGTATTACAAAAGCATAATCTATCTAATTCCTAA
- a CDS encoding MaoC family dehydratase: MKVSNLGNHYEYFTVGSTIEHTTSKTIFESDNNLFSLLTMNHHPVHTNLDYVTTHQHGKILVVGTLVFSLVVGMTVPDISGKAIANLEYEGIKHLAPVFIDDTIYAKTEVLDKWESKSKNDRGIVYVETIAYNQRGENVLSFRRKVLIPKENNG, encoded by the coding sequence ATGAAAGTTTCAAATCTAGGAAACCATTATGAATATTTTACAGTAGGAAGTACCATTGAACACACGACTTCCAAAACTATTTTTGAAAGTGATAACAATCTCTTTAGTTTACTCACGATGAACCATCATCCTGTGCACACAAACTTAGATTATGTCACCACACATCAACACGGTAAAATCTTAGTTGTAGGTACGTTAGTATTCAGTTTGGTGGTAGGAATGACCGTTCCAGATATAAGTGGCAAAGCAATTGCAAATCTTGAGTATGAGGGTATAAAACATCTCGCTCCCGTATTTATAGACGATACCATATATGCTAAAACAGAAGTACTAGATAAATGGGAGTCTAAGTCTAAAAATGATAGGGGTATTGTCTACGTAGAAACAATAGCTTATAACCAAAGGGGAGAAAATGTCCTTAGTTTCAGAAGAAAAGTATTAATTCCAAAAGAAAATAATGGATAA
- a CDS encoding aldolase/citrate lyase family protein yields MLFKATRIQCIWRDATYKLYAAFLENDFKKFVVPKIQNKADLDKMVSFLSGYDAQIILLVETPRLYLELLTAITDYKNAIFGLALGSHDYMAAIGGAHTLKNLEVVRQNMLSMARAINGIAVDIASMDLGNLEDFEVELQDGFNKGFDAKFLIHPKQYEFFKAYTFYSEDEYTHALKIVALLEDVKSDTKEFNPVVVDGQIIERPHLDRALKIVNTYRN; encoded by the coding sequence TTGTTATTTAAGGCTACCCGTATACAATGTATCTGGCGCGATGCTACATATAAATTATATGCTGCCTTTTTAGAAAATGATTTCAAAAAGTTTGTTGTTCCTAAAATCCAAAATAAAGCAGATCTAGATAAAATGGTCTCTTTTCTTTCAGGGTACGATGCTCAAATTATTTTGCTTGTAGAAACGCCACGATTATACTTAGAATTACTAACTGCAATAACAGATTATAAAAATGCTATCTTTGGATTAGCACTGGGTAGTCACGATTATATGGCCGCAATAGGAGGCGCTCACACGCTAAAAAATCTCGAAGTTGTACGGCAAAATATGTTGTCTATGGCTCGCGCTATAAATGGGATCGCAGTAGACATAGCCTCGATGGATCTGGGCAATCTAGAGGATTTTGAAGTAGAACTTCAAGATGGGTTTAATAAAGGGTTTGATGCAAAATTCCTAATTCATCCTAAGCAGTATGAGTTTTTTAAAGCTTACACATTTTATTCTGAAGACGAGTACACTCACGCTTTAAAGATTGTAGCGCTATTAGAAGATGTAAAAAGTGATACTAAAGAGTTTAATCCAGTGGTTGTAGATGGGCAAATTATAGAACGACCACACTTAGACCGCGCATTAAAAATTGTAAATACGTATAGAAATTAA
- the pseF gene encoding pseudaminic acid cytidylyltransferase: MSNNNLCIIPARGGSKRIPRKNIKLFLGKPIIAYSIEAALKSGCFKEVMVSTDDEEIARVAREYGAIVPSLRSSKNADDFATIKDVVDEVIDAYIDRGVKFDNICCLFATAPLVQVKLLIKGLSILLEKEVDSVRPIVRFSYPIQRAFKFLENGAVEMINEEHLKTRTQDLEPAYYDAGMFYWMRFPLGLKGKKNLHLRLKKMRHKILIILKTGLWQR; encoded by the coding sequence ATGTCAAATAATAATCTCTGCATCATACCAGCCAGAGGAGGTAGTAAACGCATACCTAGAAAAAATATAAAACTATTTTTGGGAAAACCTATAATAGCTTATAGCATAGAAGCAGCACTTAAAAGTGGTTGTTTCAAAGAGGTGATGGTTTCTACAGATGATGAGGAAATTGCTAGAGTGGCTAGAGAATATGGTGCGATAGTTCCTTCACTGCGATCTTCAAAAAATGCAGATGACTTTGCAACGATTAAAGATGTGGTCGATGAGGTAATTGATGCATACATTGATCGCGGTGTTAAGTTTGATAACATTTGCTGCTTATTTGCAACAGCACCGCTTGTACAAGTGAAATTATTAATTAAAGGTCTAAGCATATTATTAGAGAAGGAAGTGGATTCTGTAAGACCTATCGTTCGTTTCTCTTACCCAATACAACGAGCTTTTAAGTTTTTAGAAAATGGAGCTGTTGAGATGATAAATGAGGAACATCTTAAAACTCGTACGCAAGATTTAGAACCAGCATATTATGATGCTGGTATGTTTTATTGGATGCGTTTTCCTTTGGGCTTGAAAGGGAAAAAAAATTTGCATTTGAGATTAAAGAAAATGAGGCACAAGATATTGATAATCTTGAAGACTGGGTTATGGCAGAGATGA
- the pseC gene encoding UDP-4-amino-4,6-dideoxy-N-acetyl-beta-L-altrosamine transaminase: MENAIPYGKQNITEQDIAAVVEALKADYLTQGPRIDEFERKFANYVGAKYAVAVSNGTAALHLNTLALKLEAGDKVITTPITFAASANCIRYCGAEVVFADINPETYLLDINKVREILENDPQGNYKGIIPVDFAGRAIDLEAYRELANEFDLWIIEDSCHSPGGYFIDSKGTEQHCGNGRFADLAIFSFHPVKHIASGEGGMITTNDHSLYERLRVLRTHGIVKDDTRYVNDAEFASSWAIADSYPGWYMEMQELGFNYRLTDIQAALGISQLSRADDGLARRREIAAHYDLHFKGKSFIIGMSGLVEGHAYHLYVIEVEDRLGLYNYLREHRIYTQIHYIPCHLMPYYRQFGYAEGDLPNAERYYQHCISLPMFPTLTAQEQEFVINTINNFYVK, translated from the coding sequence ATGGAAAATGCTATCCCATACGGAAAACAAAATATTACAGAGCAGGATATCGCTGCGGTTGTTGAGGCACTCAAAGCAGATTACTTAACCCAAGGGCCCCGTATTGATGAATTTGAAAGAAAATTTGCCAATTATGTTGGCGCAAAATATGCAGTAGCAGTTTCAAATGGAACTGCTGCTCTTCATCTAAATACATTAGCTTTAAAACTAGAAGCTGGGGATAAGGTTATTACAACCCCTATAACCTTTGCTGCTAGTGCCAACTGTATAAGATATTGTGGTGCTGAAGTGGTTTTTGCCGATATCAATCCTGAAACTTATCTATTGGACATCAATAAAGTAAGAGAAATTCTTGAGAATGATCCTCAGGGTAACTATAAAGGGATTATTCCAGTTGATTTCGCGGGTCGTGCAATTGACTTGGAAGCCTACAGAGAGTTGGCGAACGAATTTGATTTATGGATTATAGAGGACAGCTGTCATTCCCCCGGAGGTTACTTTATAGACTCTAAGGGTACTGAACAGCATTGTGGTAATGGGCGCTTTGCTGATCTCGCTATTTTTTCTTTTCATCCTGTAAAACATATTGCATCCGGAGAAGGAGGAATGATCACAACGAATGACCACTCTTTATACGAAAGGCTACGTGTTCTGAGAACTCATGGGATTGTCAAAGACGATACTAGATATGTTAATGACGCAGAATTTGCTTCTTCTTGGGCTATAGCTGACTCTTATCCTGGATGGTATATGGAAATGCAGGAATTAGGTTTTAATTATCGTTTAACAGATATTCAAGCAGCATTAGGGATAAGCCAGTTATCAAGAGCAGATGATGGGTTGGCTCGCCGTCGAGAAATAGCGGCTCATTATGATTTACATTTTAAGGGTAAGAGCTTTATTATAGGCATGTCTGGTCTAGTAGAAGGTCATGCTTACCATCTTTATGTCATCGAAGTTGAGGATAGACTAGGCCTTTACAATTACCTGCGCGAGCATAGAATTTATACACAAATTCATTATATCCCCTGTCATTTAATGCCCTATTACAGACAATTTGGTTACGCTGAAGGAGATTTACCTAACGCAGAGAGGTATTACCAGCACTGCATAAGTTTACCCATGTTTCCTACGCTAACTGCTCAGGAGCAGGAATTTGTTATAAATACAATTAATAATTTTTATGTCAAATAA